From Candidatus Manganitrophus morganii, the proteins below share one genomic window:
- a CDS encoding tail fiber domain-containing protein codes for MANKREIPTINNIRWFRNFYLIVFAVSLWVLGDAVQAQTTSCQVGAYDCAGQLYLYNGNVGIGTASPALSGLHIHNVGSANQYLKLTNIDTGAGDLDGFDIAVERTSKRAFIIQRETADLILRTSNIDRMRIDSSGNVGIGTAGPAYKLDVAGAAHASSFPTSSDLRLKTNVAQLTGALEKLQKIRGVAFDWNEQYVALGRSTGHREIGVVAQEVEAVFPELVTHWGSENYRAVDYGRLTAVMIEAIKELKAKNDTLEAENKKMKERETVLNEKLIAIKNEVAEVKQLFIQKQKASLAQLEDK; via the coding sequence ATGGCTAATAAAAGAGAGATACCAACCATAAATAACATCCGGTGGTTCCGGAACTTTTATCTGATTGTTTTCGCGGTTAGCCTGTGGGTTTTGGGGGATGCCGTTCAGGCTCAGACAACAAGCTGCCAAGTAGGAGCGTATGACTGTGCCGGGCAGCTCTACCTCTATAACGGCAACGTCGGCATCGGGACAGCGAGTCCGGCACTTTCAGGGTTGCACATACATAATGTGGGGAGTGCCAATCAGTATCTGAAGTTGACGAATATCGACACTGGTGCCGGGGACCTCGACGGTTTTGACATTGCCGTTGAGAGAACGAGCAAGCGCGCCTTTATTATTCAGAGGGAAACTGCAGATCTCATTCTGCGAACGAGCAACATAGACCGTATGCGGATTGATTCGTCCGGCAATGTTGGCATCGGGACTGCCGGTCCGGCATATAAACTGGATGTGGCGGGAGCCGCGCACGCTTCTAGCTTTCCTACCTCTTCAGATCTCAGACTAAAGACAAACGTTGCTCAACTAACGGGTGCCCTGGAGAAGCTGCAGAAGATCCGAGGCGTCGCTTTTGACTGGAATGAGCAGTATGTCGCACTGGGCCGTTCTACGGGGCATCGGGAAATTGGGGTGGTTGCCCAGGAGGTGGAAGCGGTATTCCCTGAATTAGTGACTCATTGGGGTTCTGAAAACTACCGGGCGGTGGACTATGGACGGCTGACGGCGGTGATGATCGAGGCTATCAAAGAATTAAAGGCTAAAAACGACACGCTGGAAGCTGAAAACAAAAAGATGAAGGAAAGAGAAACTGTTTTAAATGAGAAGCTAATAGCCATAAAAAATGAGGTTGCAGAGGTCAAACAGCTTTTCATTCAGAAGCAGAAAGCTTCTTTGGCGCAATTAGAAGACAAGTAA
- a CDS encoding tail fiber domain-containing protein yields the protein MKKRGEIQKASRILQTWISCAIGITVVIWILGDIARAQTTSCQVGTFECAAELYLYDGKVGVGATAPVSKLQIGAQIDTFTPYVMLNNPGTNSAFRIKSGGHVLHAHISDGTEVFTIANTGKIGVGTTDPATLLQIFGTVDTSPSSHGLLVLGTTIGDNISIDSNEIMARNNGNISTLYLNQEGGHVIINGLSTANVGNVGIGTMSTVDKLHVAGNIRVGTGTTGCVKDADGTVVAGVCSSDLRLKKNIEPFSNVLDKLIHLQPVYFYWKSKEYPELGFGASRSFGLVAQEVEKVLPELVTQDTVGYKAIRYNELPFLMLQAIKELKAENETLEAENMRIKEELKDIRSEIAEIKHLFIQKVSLTRLEDK from the coding sequence ATGAAAAAAAGGGGAGAGATACAAAAGGCAAGCAGGATCTTGCAAACGTGGATCTCTTGTGCAATTGGCATTACGGTTGTTATATGGATTCTGGGGGATATCGCTCGTGCTCAGACAACCAGCTGTCAAGTAGGGACATTTGAATGTGCTGCTGAGCTTTATCTCTATGACGGCAAAGTAGGAGTTGGAGCGACGGCACCGGTATCGAAATTACAAATAGGAGCACAGATTGATACGTTTACGCCCTATGTGATGCTCAATAACCCTGGCACGAACTCAGCTTTTCGAATCAAAAGTGGTGGACACGTGTTGCATGCTCATATCTCGGACGGGACCGAAGTATTTACGATTGCAAATACAGGCAAAATCGGTGTCGGGACGACAGACCCGGCTACTCTTCTCCAAATCTTTGGAACAGTCGATACCAGTCCTTCCTCGCATGGTCTACTTGTCTTAGGAACGACGATCGGAGATAACATTTCTATCGATTCAAATGAAATTATGGCGAGAAATAACGGTAACATTTCCACCCTTTACCTTAATCAGGAAGGTGGCCATGTCATCATTAATGGGTTATCAACGGCGAATGTCGGCAACGTTGGAATCGGGACGATGTCAACAGTAGATAAGTTGCATGTTGCGGGTAATATCCGAGTAGGAACTGGAACAACAGGATGTGTCAAAGATGCCGATGGTACAGTCGTCGCAGGCGTATGTTCTTCGGATCTTCGGTTGAAAAAAAATATAGAGCCGTTTTCAAATGTCTTAGACAAGCTAATACATCTCCAACCTGTCTATTTTTACTGGAAGTCAAAAGAATATCCCGAATTGGGTTTTGGGGCTTCTCGCAGCTTTGGTTTGGTGGCTCAGGAAGTTGAGAAGGTTTTACCTGAGTTGGTCACGCAAGACACAGTGGGATATAAGGCCATTCGTTACAACGAATTACCTTTTCTGATGCTCCAGGCAATCAAAGAGTTGAAGGCCGAAAATGAGACGTTGGAAGCCGAGAACATGAGGATTAAGGAGGAGCTTAAAGATATAAGAAGTGAGATCGCCGAGATAAAACATCTCTTCATTCAAAAAGTTTCTTTGACCCGATTGGAAGACAAGTAA